The Thalassotalea sp. LPB0316 nucleotide sequence TGCCGTTCATTGGCGCAGTTAAGCCACCTTGGTCTGTTGCGTCGTTGTCACTGCCTAAATCCGGTAAAATTTGGAAGAAGTTAAATACACCGTTTTGGCGATAGAGGCTAATTTGCTCTTGGTTTTGGGCTATGGTCGCAATACTGCGATAGCCATTAATATTTGTCGTTAATACATCGCCATCGATCTGGCCTTGGCAATCGTATGACTTACCGTCAACTTGAATGTTAAAACCGTGGCGTTTTTGCTCTACAACCACATCATAAGTTGTCTCATTATGACGTAACCCAATGTGGTGAATGTGTGGCTCGTTCAATCGCCAAGCATTGGTTTGATGCCATGGTGAGTAAGGATCTGTTGAACCTTTTGCCGTGGCTTTTGCTTTATTCTCGTTAGCTAAAACAAGATATAACGCCGCCATCGGTAATTCTTCAGCCAATGATTGCTCGTCATTATGGAAGATTTTATCTTGATGCTTTTCAATAAACCCTGTATCCAACTCTTCATCTATAAATGGTTGACAGGTTGCGAGGTTATAGAGAAAGTCAATGTTTGTGGTAACGCCATTAATGCGGTATTCACTTAACGCTTTGGCTAGACGTTGAAGTGCTTTGTTGCGATTTTCATCCCATACGATCAGTTTTGCGATCATCGGATCGTAATACACACTAACTTCATCGCCTTGACGAACACCGGTATCAACGCGGACAAATTCAGATTCCAGCGGTGTAGAAAGGTATTCTAAAACACCTGTGGCAGGTAAAAAGTCGTTGTCGGCATCTTCGGCGTAAATACGCGCTTCAAATGCGTGACCTTTAATTTGCAATTGCTCCTGAGTTTTTGGCAACACTTCATTAGCGGCAACGCGTAATTGCCATTCAACCAAGTCTTGGCCTGAAATCATTTCAGTGACTGGGTGCTCTACCTGCAAACGCGTATTCATCTCCATAAAGTAGAATGAACCGTCGACATCGAGTAGGAACTCAACAGTACCTGCGCCTTGATAACCAATAGCTTTAGCCGATTTTATTGCAGCTTCACCCATTTGCTGGCGCAATGCTTCGCTCATGCCAGGTGCTGGTGCTTCTTCGATCACTTTTTGGTGACGACGTTGCA carries:
- a CDS encoding acetyl/propionyl/methylcrotonyl-CoA carboxylase subunit alpha gives rise to the protein MFNKILIANRGEIACRIIKTARKLGILTVAVYSDADADALHVNMADEAVHIGGSASRDSYLLSERVIEAAKRTGAQAIHPGYGFLSENAEFCRLCEQNNIIFIGPPVGAIEAMGSKSAAKSIMEKANVPLVPGYHGDDQSEAVIKQAADDMGYPVLLKATAGGGGKGMRQVWSEAEFSDGLAAAKREALNAFGDDTMLVEKYLTQPRHVEIQVFCDNHGNAVYLFERDCSVQRRHQKVIEEAPAPGMSEALRQQMGEAAIKSAKAIGYQGAGTVEFLLDVDGSFYFMEMNTRLQVEHPVTEMISGQDLVEWQLRVAANEVLPKTQEQLQIKGHAFEARIYAEDADNDFLPATGVLEYLSTPLESEFVRVDTGVRQGDEVSVYYDPMIAKLIVWDENRNKALQRLAKALSEYRINGVTTNIDFLYNLATCQPFIDEELDTGFIEKHQDKIFHNDEQSLAEELPMAALYLVLANENKAKATAKGSTDPYSPWHQTNAWRLNEPHIHHIGLRHNETTYDVVVEQKRHGFNIQVDGKSYDCQGQIDGDVLTTNINGYRSIATIAQNQEQISLYRQNGVFNFFQILPDLGSDNDATDQGGLTAPMNGTMVTVLVEKGDIVEANQPLMIMEAMKMEHTIKAPAKGKVTELYFGAGDMVDGGAELLGFEPIEE